From Trichoderma atroviride chromosome 1, complete sequence, one genomic window encodes:
- a CDS encoding uncharacterized protein (EggNog:ENOG41) — MGQRAASSSSALPRFLLSLSASSTSSQQQLHGPPSPNSACPSTSQGSIELVAIRQHSWSNSNNLLTAAAAAAALAAPRVVRHKRASLSLPVVAAPPSSSTSGPEEEKIASLEKNKHPGPGRRIRSSTTSLACSTVSTTDSLGKGMTPAERQNKANQVWRGYW, encoded by the coding sequence cctcggccTTGCCCCGCTTCTTACTAAGTCTTTCAGCCTCCTCCACTtcatcgcagcagcagcttcacggCCCGCCGTCGCCCAATTCTGCCTGTCCAAGCACCAGCCAGGGCAGCATCGAGTTGGTGGCCATTCGTCAGCATTCgtggagcaacagcaataatCTGttgactgctgctgctgctgctgctgctcttgctgcgCCTCGTGTCGTCAGGCATAAACGAGCCTCTTTGTCTCTGCCAGTTGTAGCAgcgccaccatcatcatcgaccTCTGGcccagaggaggagaaaatTGCGTCTTTGGAAAAGAACAAGCATCCGGGACCGGGGAGGAGAATCCGTAGCAGCACGACTAGTTTGGCGTGCTCGACAGTTTCGACGACCGATTCCCTGGGCAAGGGAATGACCCCGGCTGAGCGCCAGAACAAGGCCAACCAAGTCTGGAGAGGCTACTGGTGA
- a CDS encoding uncharacterized protein (EggNog:ENOG41~TransMembrane:1 (o15-34i)) gives MASRIPLTKQQKWRGGVWAVAFAAVIMVGTLTGAQLKSDKQKEEAIREFRQITPSEQIAMLERQRSTLVEQQTAMQRKLDVFKERAQERRQEKENAKKV, from the exons atggcatcCAGAATCCCCTTGACCAAGCAGCAAAAATGGAGGGGCGGCGTCTGGGCCGTGGCCTttgccgccgtcatcatggTCGGAACCCTGACCGGTGCCCAGCTCAAATCAGACAAGCAGAAGGAGGAA GCTATCCGGGAGTTTCGCCAGATTACTCCCTCTGAGCAAATCGCCATGCTCGAGAGGCAGCGATCTACGCTTGTAGAGCAGCAAACTGCTATGCAAAGGAAGCTGGACGTGTTCAAGGAGCGCGCCCAGGAGAGACGGCAGGAGAAAGAGAATGCCAAGAAGGTCTAG
- a CDS encoding uncharacterized protein (BUSCO:EOG092D2VEY~MEROPS:MER0004316), producing the protein MASIITVAVKHQGKKYNVDVDPESSGLDFKLQLFSLTNVEPERQKILIKGGQLKDDADMSKVGLKAGQNIMMLGTPGDGGADIVRPSEAIKFVEDMTEAEQAQQVGATPAGLVNLGNTCYLNSTLQTLRSIPELQTALTTYNAMPGTSRQDLAFQLSNLYKKMGATLDSMPPMDFLSALRIVFPQFAEKSRSGPGYAQQDAEEAWSQIVQQLNQKLTIKGSGDSSGVSFVEKYMAGRFTSVLECDEEEARNGGETAITSSDAFYKLDCHIDSQTNHLRDGILAALSEQLEKKSEVLGRDATYTKKSKISRAPKYLTVHFVRFFWKKETKKKAKIMRKVTFPQELDIVEFCSDDLKSALIPVRDKVREVRKDEEDIDRARKRRKKTHDKDMSDVAGGSGLPSERELAQQKTKKKDDESKPQQADDGDTVMGETYKTDAQVEAESEAALLAAKKELNSLINPSLRDDDGANQSGLYELRGVVTHQGASADSGHYTAYVKKTGTVDPKTGKKEKEDGNWWWFNDDKVTEVTVDKVEALAGGGESHSALILLYKAIPLPSSEGVEE; encoded by the exons ATGGCTTCCATAATAACTG TTGCTGTCAAGCATCAGGGCAAAAAGTACAACGTAGACGTCGACCCCGAGTCTAGTGGACTGGAtttcaagctccagctcttcagccTTACCAACGTCGAGCCCGAACGACAAAAGATCCTCATCAAGGGTGGTCAGCTCAAAGATGACGCAGACATGAGCAAAGTGGGCCTCAAGGCCGGCCAGAACATCATGATGCTGGGCACACCGGGAGATGGTGGCGCAGACATTGTTCGTCCGTCCGAGGCCATCAAATTTGTCGAGGACATGACCGAGGCCGAGCAAGCTCAGCAAGTGGGAGCCACTCCTGCAGGTCTCGTCAATCTCGGCAACACATGCTACCTAAACTCGACGCTGCAGACGCTGCGTTCGATTCCCGAGCTCCAGACGGCTCTAACTACTTACAACGCCATGCCCGGCACAAGCCGACAAGATCTGGCTTTCCAGCTCTCTAATCTCTATAAGAAGATGGGAGCCACGCTTGATTCTATGCCGCCCATGGACTTCTTGTCGGCTCTGAGAATTGTCTTTCCTCAGTTTGCCGAAAAGTCGAGAAGTGGCCCCGGATACGCTCAGCAGGATGCTGAAGAGGCCTGGTCCCAGATTGTCCAGCAGCTGAACCAAAAGTTGACAATCAAAGGCTCTGGTGACAGCTCTGGAGTCTCCTTTGTCGAAAAGTACATGGCAGGACGCTTCACTTCAGTCCTCGAGtgcgacgaggaggaggcccGAAACGGAGGTGAAACGGCCATTACATCCAGCGATGCCTTTTACAAGCTGGACTGCCACATTGATTCCCAGACAAACCACCTGCGAGACGGAATCCTGGCTGCGCTGAGCGAGCAGCTGGAAAAGAAATCCGAGGTGCTTGGCCGCGATGCAACTTACACCAAAAAATCCAAGATATCCCGAGCCCCCAAGTACCTCACCGTCCACTTTGTGCGCTTTTtctggaagaaggagacgaagaagaaggccaagattATGCGCAAGGTCACCTTTCCCCAAGAGCTGGACATTGTCGAGTTCTGCTCTGATGACCTCAAGTCAGCCCTGATTCCTGTCCGAGACAAGGTTCGTGAGGTTCGcaaggatgaggaggatatCGACCGCGCCCGTAAGCGTCGTAAGAAGACGCATGACAAGGATATGAGCGACGTTGCCGGTGGCTCGGGCCTGCCTTCGGAGAGAGAGCTAGCACagcagaagacgaagaagaaggatgatgaGAGCAAGCCGCAACAGGCGGACGACGGCGATACCGTCATGGGCGAGACATACAAGACCGATGCCCAGGTCGAGGCGGAGAGCGAGGCTGCGCTCTTggctgccaagaaggagctcaaCTCTCTGATCAACCCTTCTCTTCGTGACGACGACGGTGCCAACCAGTCGGGTCTATACGAGCTGCGCGGTGTTGTTACCCACCAGGGTGCCAGCGCGGATAGTGGCCACTACACGGCGTATGTCAAGAAGACTGGGACTGTGGACCCCAAAACgggcaagaaggagaaggaggacgGAAACTGGTGGTGGTTCAACGACGACAAGGTGACTGAGGTAACCGTCGACAAGGTCGAGGCcttggctggcggtggcgagTCTCACTCGGCCCTGATTTTGCTTTACAAGGCAATTCCCCTGCCTAGCTCCGAGGGCGTTGAAGAGTAA
- a CDS encoding uncharacterized protein (EggNog:ENOG41), with protein MMQPPPRFDLGAAAAPPISNEHRNMEAQLVRQIVRPFGVRLNDATGLSEIPLDRINTAPLREVQESNKLVLLTDTRSGLPSLAEAMDPANFPFVESARMAKPMNWGIIKLKNIPFATTRAEVIAFLGRNSKILNDSDEGVHIIMDKVTSKTMDAYVEFVSLEDAMRAVERHRLNVAAGRYARLGERTIEVEVTSQGHLMKDLFPIARGVFWYGVVPEILPYDYNQPWNNFKGFISEEEMVMLVKHVEVPHRSPFSRDCPQRPYECLISTIKKFPWFRTDCITIREREAIYQATLSLIRQLTRSLLFQEDTNHLTPLLLRRLVSAAMFCPAFTPCMKDGIAWMTNMQALDMEYYQLPRFSNSWRHQYAVGPKPGFPLDLVEWYVAVIREQSSRDILSLPLRERAELQHQAEQTDMYWGYFWSEVGYVMGPQFDDLTLAEAAKLEFAAIERILNRAFTRN; from the exons ATGATGCAGCCTCCCCCTAGGTTTGATCTAGGAGCGGCGGCTGCACCCCCTATTAGCAATGAGCATCGGAACATGGAGGCCCAGCTTGTGCGGCAGATTGTGCGTCCATTTGGCGTGCGTCTTAACGATGCGACTGGGCTTTCTGAGATTCCGCTTGATCGTATCAACACTGCACCGCTGAGAGAGGTACAGGAATCGAATAAGCTTGTACTGTTGACTGACACTCGTTCTGGACTGCCCTCTCTGGCTGAGGCCATGGACCCGGCCAACTTTCCCTTTGTTGAGTCGGCTAGGATGGCAAAGCCCATGAACTGGGGAATCATCAAGCTCAAGAAT ATTCCTTTCGCCACGACTCGCGCCGAGGTTATTGCCTTTCTTGGTCGCAACTCTAAAATTTTGAATGACTCTGACGAAGGCGTGCATATCATTATGGACAAGGTGACCAGCAAGACCATGGACGCCTACGTCGAGTTTGTCTCGCTTGAAGACGCCATGAGAGCTGTGGAGCGACACCGCCTCAATGTCGCCGCTGGCCGATATGCCCGTCTGGGCGAACGCACCATCGAGGTGGAGGTGACTTCTCAGGGCCACCTCATGAAGGATCTCTTCCCCATTGCACGTGGTGTCTTTTGGTATGGGGTGGTCCCTGAGATCTTGCCCTACGATTATAACCAGCCGTGGAACAATTTTAAAGGCTTCATCtcggaggaagagatggtCATGCTTGTCAAACACGTCGAGGTACCTCATCGA TCGCCCTTCTCTCGAGACTGCCCGCAGCGCCCCTACGAGTGCTTGATCAGCACCATCAAGAAGTTCCCCTGGTTCCGCACGGATTGCATCACCAtcagagaaagagaggccaTCTATCAGGCCACGCTTTCGCTTATTCGCCAGCTTACTCGAagccttcttttccaagagGACACTAACCACTTGACACCTCTCCTACTCCGCCGCCTTGTTTCGGCGGCCATGTTCTGTCCTGCCTTTACACCGTGTATGAAGGACGGCATCGCCTGGATGACCAATATGCAGGCGCTGGATATGGAGTATTACCAGCTCCCTCGCTTCTCCAACAGTTGGCGCCATCAGTATGCCGTTGGCCCGAAGCCTGGCTTCCCCCTTGATCTTGTCGAG TGGTACGTGGCCGTCATTCGCGAACAGTCCAGCCGAGATATTCTGTCTCTCCCCCTTAGAGAGCGTGCGGAGCTCCAACACCAGGCCGAACAGACAGACATGTACTGGGGATACTTTTGGTCAGAGGTCGGATATGTCATGGGACCCCAGTTTGACGACTTGACCTTGGccgaagcagccaagctGGAATTTGCGGCCATTGAGCGCATTCTCAACCGAGCTTTTACTCGAAACTAA
- a CDS encoding uncharacterized protein (BUSCO:EOG092D4K3B): MSQSLRPYLQCVRSSLIAALTLSNFASQTTERHNVPEIEAQTSPEVLLTPLTIARNENERVLIEPSINSVRISIKIKQADEIENLLVHKFTRFLEMRAESFFILRRKPIPGYDISFLITNFHTEEMLKHKLVDFIIEFQEEVDKEISEMKLFLNARARFVAESFLTPFD; the protein is encoded by the exons ATG TCTCAATCACTGCGGCCGTACCTCCAATGCGTACGAAGCAGCCTGATTGCCGCCCTGACTCTCTCCAACTTCGCCTCCCAGACCACTGAGCGTCACAATGTCCCCGAGATCGAAGCCCAGACCTCCCCCGAGGTGCTGCTCACGCCCCTGACCATTGCCCGCAACGAGAACGAGCGAGTCTTGATCGAGCCGAGCATCAACTCTGTCcgcatcagcatcaagatcaagcagGCCGACGAGATTGAGAACCTGCTCGTCCACAAGTTTACTAGATTCTTGGAAATGA GAGCCGAGTCTTTCTTTATCCTGCGGAGAAAACCTATTCCT GGCTACGACATTTCCTTCCTGATAACAAACTTCCACACCGAAGAGATGTTGAAGCACAAGCTTGTCGACTTCATCATTGAGTTCCAAGAGGAGGTTGACAAGGAGATTTCCGAGATGAAGCTCTTC CTCAACGCCCGAGCACGATTTGTTGCCGAGTCTTTCCTGACACCG TTTGATTAA
- a CDS encoding uncharacterized protein (TransMembrane:1 (o208-227i)), with protein sequence MSAPEQNEAETPLAQFTARLADIKKSSGHTEMWGVELSDDASHAPTQVILQKFLRANNGDLAGAEKQLTDALTWRKEVNPASLVTQTFDKNKFHNLGFVSNFTDDTGKKVIITWHVYGAIKDNNSTFGDVDEFIRWRAALMELGVQQLNLNDIKEPLPEDGTDPYQLIQVHDYKSVSFFRMDPVVKAATQKTIAVFATGYPELLYHKYFVNVPAIMGWMFAAMKFVLSAATLKKMHPMASGTSLVNELPALATSLAPEYGGSGRPVQESLTLTTADVPEEAKEGDAPAEAESKPEEDKQEA encoded by the exons ATGTCCGCCCCCGAGCAGAACGAGGCTGAAACACCCCTCGCCCAATTCACGGCCCGCCTGGCCGACATCAAAAAGTCATCAGGCCATACCGAGATGTGGGGGGTCGAGCTCTCGGACGACGCCTCCCACGCCCCGACTCAGGTCATCCTCCAGAAGTTCCTGCGAGCCAACAATGGCGACCTGGCGGGCGCcgagaagcagctgaccGACGCCCTCACCTGGAGAAAAGAGGTGAACCCGGCGTCTCTGGTGACCCAGACTTTCGACAAGAACAAGTTCCACAACCTCGGATTCGTGTCCAACTTTACGGATGACACTGGCAAAAAGGTCATCATTACCTGGCACGTCTACGGCGCCATCAAGGACAACAACTCTACCTTTGGCGACGTCGATGA GTTCATCAGATGGCGTGCAGCCCTCATGGAGTTGGGcgtgcagcagctcaaccTCAACGATATCAAGGAGCCCCTCCCAGAGGATGGCACCGACCCGTATCAGTTGATCCAGGTGCACGACTACAAGTCAgtcagcttcttccgcatGGACCCCGTCGTCAAGGCTGCCACCCAAAAGACCATTGCCGTCTTTGCCACGGGCTACCCAGAGCTGCTCTACCACAAGTACTTTGTCAACGTTCCCGCCATCATGGGCTGGATGTTTGCCGCCATGAAGTTTGTCCTTTCGGCTGCCactttgaagaagatgcaCCCCATGGCCTCTGGCACTTCACTGGTCAATGAGCTCCCAGCCCTCGCCACTTCTCTGGCTCCAGAGTACGGAGGCAGCGGCCGTCCTGTGCAGGAATCATTGACACTGACGACGGCTGATGTGcccgaggaggccaaggagggagATGCTCCTGCTGAGGCGGAGAGCAAGCCCGAGGAAGACAAGCAGGAGGCTTAG
- a CDS encoding uncharacterized protein (EggNog:ENOG41~SECRETED:SignalP(1-16)), whose translation MKFFVATALFATAAIAGPVEVRTGTAPLCPNGLYSNPQCCDTLVLGIVGLGCEVPTQTPRDGVDFKNICAKTGDQAACCVLPVVGQDLLCQTPVGIQG comes from the exons ATGAAGTTCTTCGTTGCCACCGCTCTCTTTGCcactgctgccattgccggccCCGTCGAGGTTCGCACTGGAACCGCCCCCCTCTGTCCTAATGGACTCTACAGCAACCCCCAGTGCTGTGACACCCTAGTCCTCGGCATAGTTGGCCTCGGTTGCGAAGTTC CCACCCAAACGCCCCGTGACGGCGTCGACTTTAAAAACATCTGCGCCAAGACTGGCGACCAGGCTGCTTGCTGTGTTCTTCCCGTG GTTGGCCAAGATCTTCTCTGCCAGACTCCCGTTGGTATCCAGGGATAG
- a CDS encoding uncharacterized protein (TransMembrane:2 (i21-44o50-72i)) yields MPRPHHSTRAETRWAVRIIPLFIVAVLGVATYSVVARLCISYLYHKKHQSGVVTAFLVLYFLFFLLMAAAYLRTFFATQLNPGLVPLSSREQIEREAAEKLRKRRHKRNRDVEESAYVPPRPQPGQPGAGSLLQQGRFRLRGRRPS; encoded by the exons ATGCCGCGTCCGCATCACAGCACTCGCGCTGAGACGCGCTGGGCGGTGCGAATCATTCCTTTGTTCATCGTTGCCGTTCTAGGCGTGGCCACCTACAGCGTCGTTGCGAGACTCTGCA TCAGCTACCTCTACCACAAGAAACACCAGTCCGGCGTTGTCACGGCGTTCCTCGTCCTTTACTTTCTATTCTTTCTATTAATGGCCGCGGCCTATCTACGAACATTCTTTGCAACCCAACTGAACCCAGGCCTCGTGCCCCTTTCCTCCCGCGAGCAGATCGAGCGCGAAGCTGCCGAAAAGCTGCGAAAGCGAAGACACAAACGCAACCGAGATGTCGAAGAGAGTGCCTACGTGCCCCCCCGACCCCAGCCCGGACAGCCCGGGGCTGGAAGCCTTCTACAGCAAGGACGTTTTCGTCTGCGAGGTCGACGGCCGTCCTAA
- a CDS encoding uncharacterized protein (EggNog:ENOG41): protein MASILPGRVTEERMMQIRAKSKLREKLVQVVEKVEERLQIVYEQMELLRQRRFEIDRQIITYDQRLRLRGEVQDNMAARKVEADELREQLAVAIHELEDYDDMMQSRAPKHLYSTTPEAGYRY from the coding sequence ATGGCGTCTATTTTACCGGGCAGAGTCACCGAGGAACGCATGATGCAGATCCGCGCCAAATCCAAGCTGCGAGAGAAGCTCGTGCAGGTGGTAGAAAAGGTCGAAGAACGGCTACAGATTGTGTACGAGCAAATGGAGCTACTAAGGCAGAGAAGATTCGAAATCGACCGGCAAATCATCACGTATGATCAGAGGCTACGCCTGAGGGGCGAGGTGCAGGACAACATGGCTGCTAGAAAAGTCGAGGCCGACGAGCTACGAGAGCAGCTCGCCGTGGCTATCCACGAGCTTGAAGATTACGACGACATGATGCAAAGCAGGGCGCCGAAACATTTGTATTCGACCACTCCAGAAGCGGGATATCGGTACTGA